A portion of the Pangasianodon hypophthalmus isolate fPanHyp1 chromosome 20, fPanHyp1.pri, whole genome shotgun sequence genome contains these proteins:
- the LOC113537860 gene encoding pre-miRNA 5'-monophosphate methyltransferase: MEASSDKHTCSEIAEEKEDPGAAPYGNFINYYTFNPPENRLSLIPSTLLEDVGCQPASDAEAVLMLDVGCNSGDLSIALYKHLLQDQPPGSDSSKRFYLLGFDLDQDLILRAQNSNPFPQNVQFIPLDITREESHTELTSYLEKFGRSHFHLCSCFAVTMWVHLNHGDAALLAFLSRLASVCECLLLEAQPWKCYRSAARRLRKLGRRDFDHFKTLEIRGDMAAHAKEHLEKKCGMELVQSFGSTSWDRSLLLFKRR, from the exons ATGGAGGCGTCCAGCGATAAACACACGTGTTCAGAAATAGCTGAGGAGAAAGAGGATCCTGGTGCAGCTCCATATggaaattttataaattattacacatttaatcCGCCAGAGAATCGTCTCAGTTTGATCCCGAGCACACTGCTGGAGGATGTGGGCTGTCAGCCGGCCAGTGACGCAGAGGCGGTGCTGATGCTGGATGTGGGCTGCAACTCTGGG GACTTATCTATTGCACTGTATAAGCATCTTCTTCAAGATCAGCCACCCGGAAGtgattcttccaaaagattttaCCTACTTGGATTTGACCTGGACCAGGACTTAATCCTACGAGCTCAGAACTCTAACCCATTCCCCCAAAATGTTCAGTTCATTCCCCTTGATATTACCAGGGAGGAGAGCCACACTGAACTTACCTCCTATCTGGAGAAGTTTGGACGCAGTCACTTTCACCTGTGTTCCTGTTTTGCTGTGACGATGTGGGTTCACCTGAACCACGGAGATGCTGCCTTATTAGCTTTCCTCTCACGGCTCGCCTCTGTCTGCGAGTGCCTGTTACTGGAGGCACAGCCGTGGAAATGTTACCGCTCGGCTGCTCGGCGGTTACGAAAACTCGGACGCAGAGACTTCGACCACTTTAAGACTCTGGAGATCCGTGGGGATATGGCAGCTCACGCTAAAGAGCATTTAGAAAAGAAGTGTGGAATGGAGCTGGTTCAGAGTTTCGGTAGTACATCGTGGGACCGGAGCCTTTTGTTGTTCAAGAGGCGATAA